GTTCCCCGCGCCCCCAGACGTGGTAGGGGTGCGGCGGAGGGAAAATGGGGAATGGCGCACATCGGTGTCCGGGGCGGACGTACCGTGGTTGGTGTGGTGGCGCAGATCTTGCGGACCCGGACCGTGGGAGAGAGGGCCTGAGCCATGGACCGTGGCACCGAGAGGAGTGACCCTCCGCACGGCGGCGCCGCGGCGGGGCGGATCCCGCTGGCCGTGGTCGTGGTGGACCGGGCGGGACTGGTGTCGCACTGGAGCCGGGGCGCCCGGCGCCTCTTCGGTACCGCGAGGGAAGAAGCCGTCGGCCGTCCGGTCGTCGACCTGCTGCCCGTCTCCGGCGCGTTCCCCGAGGACGAAGAGACCGCGCCCTACGGGGCGTACGCCGCATACGACGGACTCGGCCCCGACCTCGAATCCTCCCTGGACGGGCGGCTGTTCTACCCGGCGGCGGGCCGCGCCCGGCTGACGGCCGCGGACAACGACCGGATCGACGTCCTGTGGTGGGCGTACCCACTGGTGGGTCCTGGGACGGAGCGGCTGCTGGTGCTCGCCGCCGACGCGGGCGCGCTGCGTGCCGAGGGCACCGGCACATCCGGCGCGGGCGCCGCCGTGGAACGCATCGCGCCCGGGTTCGCGCTGCACACCGACTTCCCCGGCGCCGAGGACCTGGCCCGCGGACTGCCCGAGATCCTGCCGAGCATGAGCGTGGGCGAAAGCGCCCGCATCGTCTCCCAGGTCCTCGAACTGGGCTATCCCGTACTGGAGTTCAGCCAGAACGACCGGGTTCCCGTCACCCCCGACTGGGGTGTCCCGCGGCGCAGCGAGCGCACGGCGCGCCGGCAGCGCGCCGCCGCGGCGGCCCTGTCGGGCGAGCCCCTGCCGCCGGACGCCGAGGACGAGGCCCAGGACCTCGAATACGTGGCCGTCCGCGAGCGGCTGGAGTTCCTGAACGAGGTCAGCGGACGCATCGGCACCTCGCTCGACCTGTCCCGCACCATCGTCGAGGTCAGCCGGGCCGTCGTCCCGCGCTTCACCGACGTGGCCGGGACCTATCTGCGCGAACAGGTCGTCGCCGGTGAGGGGTTCTCCGACGGCGTGCCCGACACGACCACCATGTGGCACCGGGTCGCGCTGGAGCACACGGACGAACCGGGCCGCTGGGACGACGTCGTGCCGGTCGGCGAGGCCATGCCGTTCCCGGCGCACACCCCGTTCTTCCAGTGCATGACCACCGGCGAACCCGTCCTCGTGCCCCGCATCAGCGAGCAGATGGGCCACATGATCGCCGCGCAGTTCGAGAAGCGCGACATCCGGCCCCTGATCACCGGCCGCTCCATGCTTGTCGTGCCCCTCAAGGCCCGCCACGTGGTCCTCGGGTTCATGATCCTGCTGCGCCACCCGGAGCGCGTCGAGTTCAACGACATGGACCGCGTCACCGGCGCCGAACTCGCCGCCCGCGCCGGGCTCGTGCTCGACAACGCCCGCATGTACATGTACCAGGAGAGCGTCGCCGAGACCCTCCAGGACAGCATGCTGCCGCACATCGCCCCGCGGATGTCCGGCTGCGACATCGCGACCCGCTATCTGCCGGGCACCCTGCTCGGACGGGTCGGCGGCGACTGGTTCGACTCCGTGAAGCTGCCCGGCTCGCGCACCGCCCTGGTCGTCGGTGACGTCATGGGCCACGGGCTCAACTCGGCCGCGATGATGGGGCAGTTACGGACCGCCGTCCAGACCATGGCGGCCCTCGACCTGCCACCCGCCCAGCTCCTGCGCAACCTCGACGACCTGGCGCAGCGCCTCGGCGAGCACTACCTCGCGACCTGCCTGTACGCGATCTACGACCCCATCGCGAGCGAGCTGGAGATCGCCAACGCGGGCCACATCCCACCCGTGGTGGTCCGCGCCGAGAACGGCCGCAGCGATCTGCTCGACCTGCCGACCGGCGCGCCCATCGGAGTCGGCGGAGTGCCCTTCGAGTCCGTACGCGTGCGGGTGGCACCCGGCGACCGGCTCGTGATGTGCACCGACGGCCTGGTCGAGGTGCGCGGCGAGGACATCGGTGTCGGCCTCGCCACGCTCTGCGAGTCCGCGGCCCACCCGGCCGCCTCCATGGACGCCGCCTGCGACACCATCATCCGGGCGCTCAACACCCGCGGCGGCCGCAAGGACGACGTGGCGCTCCTGCTGGCCCGGCTCAACGGCATCGAGCCCGAGGACGTCGCCGAGTGGCGGATCGGGCACGACCCCCGGGAGGCCGGCAGAGCGCGCGCGGCGGTCCGTGAACAGCTCCACGAGTGGGGCCTGGACTCCGTCGCCGACACCGCCGAGCTGCTGGTGAGCGAACTGGTCACCAACGCCGTACGGCACTCCCACAGCCGGCCGGTCGACCTCAGGCTGGTCCGGGGCGACACCCTGCTGTGCGAGGTGGCCGACGACGACCACACCCTGCCCACGTTGCTCAGCGCGGGGCGGCTCGACGAGTTCGGGCGGGGTCTGCGGGTCGTGAGCACGCTGGCGCACGAGTGGGGGACCAGCCGGACCGGCTCCGGCAAGACGGTGTGGTACGAACTGACGTTGCCGCGGCGCTGACCGCGAAGCGCGGGGCGCTGCGCCGTGGGCGTGGGGACGACTTCGCGGGCGTGGGGACGACTCCGCGCGCCGGCGAGGGCTGGGCGCGCAGTTCCGCGCGCCCCTTTCGGGGCGTGAAAGTGTGCGCCGTCTTCTTGTCGCAGTGCGCCCGGCGCGATAGACCGGACTGCCCGTCACTTTTCCTGGGGAGCCGGCATGAGCGTGACCACGCGGTACAGGGAAGCCTGGGAGGGCTTCTGGCAGGAGGCGTCCGTCGAGCGGGGAGCCGTCTTCTGGGACGCCGAACCAGCGCTCACGGTGGGTGTCCATCTCGGCCTGTTCGAGCCGCATCTGACCGCCCGGGGGCTGCCCCTCGTGGACCTCGGCTGCGGCAACGGCACCCAGACCCGGTTCCTCGCCGACCGCTATCCGAGGGTCATCGGTGCCGATCTGTCGGCCGCCGCCCTCGATCACGCGCGGCTCGCGGACCCGGCGGGCCAGGCCCACTACCGGCTGGTCGACGCGGCGGAGCCGGCCGAGGCGGAGACGCTGCACGCCGAGATCGGTGACGTCAACGTCTATGTGCGGGGTGTCCTGCACCAGTGCGAGCCCGCCGACCGGCAGTCGCTCGTCGACGGTCTGGCCACGCTCGTCGGCGACCGGGGCCGCGCGTTCCTCGTCGAGCCGGCCGAGGCCGCCGGTGTCATGCTGCGCGATCTCGCCCAGGGCCCCGGGGGGCCGCCCGCGAAACTCGCGCCCGTTCTCCGGCACGGCATCGCGCCCGGAGAGGTGGCCGACGCCGCCGTACCGGAGTACGTGCGGGCGGCCGGGCTCGTGGTGGTGGCGAGCGGGGAGCTGCCCCTGGTGACCACGGAGTCCCGGGCCGACGGCTCGCGGATCGAGTTGCCCTCCCTCTGGATGGTCGTGGGACGCGGCTGAGAGCGGCTCGAAAGTCCTGGGGCGGTTCGGTCGTAGACGGGGTTTGACATGGGCACGATCTAAGCGGTGGTCCACCGGCAGGCCGCCTCTGCCCTTCCGTGCACGGCTTCTGGCTTCTCCAGAGAGGCGATACGTCATGGCGGCACGCCCCCACCCCCTCGTCGGCGGACTCCTGGTCCTGTTCCTGGCCCTGGCCGGCCTCGTCGCCCTTCCCCCCACCCCCTCCCACGCCGCGACACCGGTCTGCGCCCTGGTGTGCGACACGCTCGACCCCTCGAAGGCGCGGCAGGACACGTTCCCGGTACCGGACAGGACCGTCAACGGCAGAACTCTGCGGCTGCACGTCTCCGACGCGGACAGCGCGGCCTGGGCGAGCATCGACGACGCCGTGGCGGGCGACGCGGTCTGGCTGGACCGCTCCTGGGACCGGGGCGCCACCTGGGAGGGACTGCTCGGCAAGGCGAGCGTCCCTGGTTCCTGGACCGGCACCCGCACCCTCATGTACAACATCACCGACCCCGTGGGGCACCGGCGCGGCTGGATCCGTGCCTGCGCCGACGCAGCCGGGGTGACCTGCACGGACTGGGTGTACCCGAAGGTGTGCGACGGCTCGTCCTGCGACGGCGCCGACCCCGCCACGGCGGCCGGCGACGACACCCCGGTCCCCGCGACCACACTCTTCGGCCGCACCATCAGCCTGCACGTCGACCAGCGCGGCGGTATGGCCTGGGGTGTGATCGCGGGCGGCGGCCCGGGCGACGAGATATGGCTGGACCGCTCCTGGGACAGTGGCGCTAGCCATCCCGAGGGCTCCTCTCTCGGCCGTACGAGCGTGTCCTCCGGAGCCGCCTCCGCGCGGACCGCCCTGTTCGCCACCCGGGACCCGCGCGGCCTGCTGTACGGCGGGGCGGTCCGCGCCTGCGGTCGCGAGGCCGCCCATCAGGAGGGCAGCTGCACGGCCTGGGCCAGGCCCGCGCCGACCAGGGCGCGCGGGGCGGCGGACGCGCTGATGGCCTCGTACCGGACCGATGAGGGCTGGTGGCGCAGCAGTTGGTGGAACTCCGCCGTCGCGCTCACCTCCGTCGTCGAGTTCGCCGAGCAGAGCGGCCGGCACGACTACGACTGGGTGATCGCCCGTACCTACGAACAGAACCGGGGTGTCTTCCCCGCGGGCGGACGCAGCTCGGACCCGATCGAGGGCCACTTCATCAGCCGGGCCATCGACGACGCGGGCTGGTGGGCGGTGGCCTGGCTGACGGCGTACGACTACACGGGTGACCGGCGCTATCTGGAGGAGGCGGTCACCATCACCGACTACGTCCACCGGTACTGGGACACCGGCACCTGCGGCGGCGGAGTGTGGTGGGACCGGGAGCGCACCTACAAGAACGCCGTGACCAACGGGCTCTACCTGTGGCTCACCACCTCGCTGCACCAGCGGATCGCGGGCGACACCGTGTGGGGTGCCCGCGCGAGCACGGCGGCGGACTGGTACCTCGCCAGCGGGATGATCAACTCCGCGGGCCTCGTCAACGACGGGATCACCTCGGGCTGCGCCAACAACGGTCAGACCGTGTGGAGTTACAACCAGGGACTCGCCATCGGCGCCTTCACGCAGTTGTGGCGGTCGACGGGAAGCGCCCGGTACCTGGCCACGGCCGAGCGGCTGGCCGACACCGCGATCTCCTCACCCGCGCTGACCCGCGGCGGCGTGCTGACCGAGTCCTGCGACCTCGGCACGGCCTCCTGCGACGACAACCAGAAGCAGTTCAAGGGCATCTTCGTACGGCACCTCGCCGACCTCGCGGACGCCACGTCCTCGACCGCGTACAAGGCGTACGTCACCCGGCAGGCCGACTCCGTGTGGACGGCCGACCGGGACACGCTGAACCGCCTCGGCCAGCGCTGGTCCGGAGCCGCGCCCAACGTCTCGGACTGGCGCACCCAGGCGAGCGCGCTGGAGGCGCTGACCGCCGCGGGACGGCTCGCGGGCTGAGCGCGCGGATTCCGGCTGCGCTTCCGGGCTTTCGGAGCGTTGCGAAAGGGGGGTGTGAATTCTCTGGGGTATGTGACATATTACTGACGTGAGCAACTCGCTGACCTGCGATGTAGTGGTCGTCGGGGCCGGAATGGTAGGGGCGGCGACCGCCCTGTACGCGGCCCGGGCGGGGCTGCGCGCCGTCCTGGTGGACCGCGGTCCGGTGGCGGGCGGCACCACCGGTTCCGGCGAGGGCAACCTCCTCGTCTCCGACAAGGAACCCGGCCCCGAACTCGAACTCGCCCTGCTCTCCGGCCGGTTGTGGGCCGACCTCGCCGCCGAACCGGGCGTGGGCGACTCCGTCGAGTACGAGGCCAAGGGCGGCCTCGTCGTCGCCTCCGCACCCGGCGGGCTCGCGGCGCTGGAGGAGCTGGCCGCCGCACAGCGTGCCGCCGGGGTCCGCGCCGAGTCCGTCGGCCCGGAGCGCCTGCACGACCTGGAACCGTACCTGGCGCCCGGCCTCGCGGGGGGCGTGCTCTACCCGCAGGACTCCCAGGTGATGCCGACGCTCGCGGCAGCCCGTCTCGTCCGGCTCGCCCGCACGGCCGGTGCGTCGGCGCTGACCGGCCGGACGGTCACGCACGTGCTGCGCACGGCCTCGGGGGCGGTGCGCGGTGTCCGTACCCCGCACGGTGACATCCACGCGCCCGCGGTCGTCAACGCGGCCGGGACCTGGGGCGGGGAAGTGGCCGCGCTGGCCGGGGTGTCCCTGCCCGTCCTGCCCCGGCGCGGCTTCGTCCTCGTGACGGAACCCCTGCCGCGCAGGGTGCGCCACAAGGTGTACGCGGCGGACTACGTGGCCGACGTGGCCAGTGACTCGGCGGCGCTGCAGACCTCCCCGGTGGTCGAGGGCACGGCGGCGGGTCCGGTACTGATCGGTGCCAGCCGGGAACGGGTCGGCTTCGACCGCTCCTTCTCGCTGCCCGTCACGCGGGAACTGGCGGCCGGCGCGACCCGGCTGTTCCCCTTCCTGGCCCAGGTGCGGGCCATGCGCGCCTACCTCGGCTTCCGGCCGTACCTGCCGGACCACCTGCCCGCCGTCGGACCCGACGCGCGCGTCCCCGGCCTCTTCCACGCGTGCGGGCACGAGGGCGCGGGCATCGGACTCGCCACCGGTACGGGCCACTTGATCGCCCAGGTACTGGCGGGCAGGACGCCCGACCTGGACCTCACGCCGTTCCGCCCCCACCGCTTCCCCGATCCCCCGCCCGAGGAGGTCCGCTCGTGACGCCGCGTACGCCCCTGAGTCTGGTCCGGGCCCGGCCCGGACCGCCGTTCACGGTCACGTTCGACGAGCGGGAGCTGACCGTGCTTCCCGGCCAGACGATCGCGGCCGTCCTGTGGTCCGCGGGTGTCATGTCCTGGCGCACGACCCGGGGGAGCGGTGAGCCGCGTGGCGTCTTCTGCGGGATCGGGGTGTGCTTCGACTGTCTGCTGACCGTCAACGGGCGCCCCAACCAACGGGCTTGCCTGGTACGGGCGGAGCCGGGTGACGTGATCCGAACCCAGGAAGGGACCGGCCCGCATGAGTGAGGGACCCCGTCTCGCGGTGATCGGCGCGGGACCCGCCGGGCTCGTCGCGGCCCTCGCGGCTGCCGCGCGCGGCGTAGCGGTGACCCTGGTGGACGCTGCTCCGGACGCGGGCGGTCAGTTCTACCGGCAGCCCGCCGCCGGGCTCGGCGCACGGCGGCCCCAGGCCCTGCATCACCAGTGGCGTACCTGGGAACGGCTTCGTGACGGACTCGCGGTGCACGTCGCGGCGGGGCGGATCACGCATCTGACGGAGCATCATGTGTGGTGTGTGGAGCGGCGGTCGGCCCCCCGGACCGCCACGTCCGCCTCCACAGCTTCCGCCCCCGCCCCCGCCTCCTTTGCTGTGCACGCTCTGTTCGGGCCCGAGCAGGAGGAGTCCGTGGCGGTCCGTGCGGACGCCGTGCTCCTCGCCACCGGCGGATACGAGAAGGTGCTGCCGTTCCCCGGCTGGACCCTCCCCGGGGTCGTCACCGCGGGCGGGGCGCAGGCCATGCTGAAGAGCGGCCTCGTACTCCCGGGCCGTACCGCGGTCGTCGCCGGGACCGGGCCGCTGCTGATGCCGGTGGCCGTCGGACTGGCCGCGGCCGGGGCGAAGGTGGCGGCCCTCGTGGAATCCGCCGACCCCAGGGACCTCGTGCGGCATGCGCGGGTGCTCGCCGCCCATCCGGACAAGCTCGCCGAAGGGGCCTGGTACGCGGCCGAGTTGGCGCGGTACCGGGTGCGGGCACACACCCGTCACGCCGTCGTCGCGGCGCACGGGACCGACCGCCTCGAAGCCGTGACCGTGGCAGCGCTCGACACCGACGGACGGGTCAGGGAGGGCAGCGAGTGGCGGATTCCCTGCGACAGCCTCGCCGTCGGACACGGCATGCTGCCGCACACCGACCTCGCCGAGACGCTCGGCTGCCGCCTCGACGGGGCGAACGTCGCCGTGGACGACGAACAGCGCACCGACGTACCCGGCGTCTGGGCCGCCGGTGAGACCACCGGGATCGGCGGCGCGGCGCTCTCGCTCGCCGAGGGCAGGATCGCGGGACTCTCGATCGCCGCGCGGCTCGACTCCCGGGCACCCGAGCCCCGTTCCTACGCGCGGGCCGCCAAGGCGCGGGCCGGACGGCGAGAGTTCTTCGCCGCCGTCGACAACGTCTTTACGCCGCCCGGCCGTTGGGTGGAGCGGGTCGGTGACGACACCCTCGTGTGCCGGTGCGAGGAGGTGCCCGCCGCCGCGATCCGGGAGGCCGTCGACGAACTCGGCGCCGGGGACGTCCGTACGGTGAAACTGCTGACCCGGGCCGGGATGGGCTGGTGCCAGGGGCGGATGTGCGGTCCCGCGGTGGCGGGGCTCGCGGGGTGTCCGCCGACACCGTCACGGCGGCCGTTCGCACGGCCGGTGCCTCTCGGTGTGCTGGCGCGCGAGCCCGGTGAAGGCCCGTGACCCGCTCGCCCGCTTACTCACCTGCTCACCCGCGTGCCTGCCCACCTGACCTCCCTTCACCACACGCCCTCACGCCTCATGGCCCAAGGATCGGACGGGAACCCTCATGACCGACAGCACCGACAGCACCGACATGACCGACATGACCGACCAGGGTTCCGGTCGTCCCTGGCGTGGCGTCCTCGTCGCCACCGCTCTTCCGCTCAGGGACGACCTCTCCGTCGACCACGACGCGTACGCCGACCACTGCGCGTGGCTCGTCGGACAGGGCTGCGACGGTGTCGTACCGAACGGCTCGCTCGGTGAGTACCAGGTGCTGACCCCCGAGGAGCGCGCCAAGGTCGTGGAGACGGCCGTGGCGGCGATAGGCGGCTCCCGCGTCATGCCGGGCGTCGCCGCGTACGGCTCCGCCGAGGCCAGGCGCTGGGCCGAGCAGGCGCGCGACGCGGGCTGCGCGTCCGTGATGCTGCTGCCCCCCAACGCCTACCGGGCCGACGAGCGCTCGGTGCTCGCCCACTACGCGGAGGTCGCGAAGGCGGGCCTGCCGATCGTGGCGTACAACAACCCCATCGACACCAAGGTCGACCTGGTGCCGGAACTGCTCGCCGAGCTGCACGGTGAGGGGTACATCCACGCGGTCAAGGAGTTCTCCGGCGATGTGCGGCGCGCCTACCGCATTGCCGAACTCGCGCCGGATCTCGACCTGTTGATCGGCGCCGACGATGTCCTGCTGGAGCTGGCGGTGGCCGGCGCC
This sequence is a window from Streptomyces ortus. Protein-coding genes within it:
- a CDS encoding ATP-binding SpoIIE family protein phosphatase yields the protein MDRGTERSDPPHGGAAAGRIPLAVVVVDRAGLVSHWSRGARRLFGTAREEAVGRPVVDLLPVSGAFPEDEETAPYGAYAAYDGLGPDLESSLDGRLFYPAAGRARLTAADNDRIDVLWWAYPLVGPGTERLLVLAADAGALRAEGTGTSGAGAAVERIAPGFALHTDFPGAEDLARGLPEILPSMSVGESARIVSQVLELGYPVLEFSQNDRVPVTPDWGVPRRSERTARRQRAAAAALSGEPLPPDAEDEAQDLEYVAVRERLEFLNEVSGRIGTSLDLSRTIVEVSRAVVPRFTDVAGTYLREQVVAGEGFSDGVPDTTTMWHRVALEHTDEPGRWDDVVPVGEAMPFPAHTPFFQCMTTGEPVLVPRISEQMGHMIAAQFEKRDIRPLITGRSMLVVPLKARHVVLGFMILLRHPERVEFNDMDRVTGAELAARAGLVLDNARMYMYQESVAETLQDSMLPHIAPRMSGCDIATRYLPGTLLGRVGGDWFDSVKLPGSRTALVVGDVMGHGLNSAAMMGQLRTAVQTMAALDLPPAQLLRNLDDLAQRLGEHYLATCLYAIYDPIASELEIANAGHIPPVVVRAENGRSDLLDLPTGAPIGVGGVPFESVRVRVAPGDRLVMCTDGLVEVRGEDIGVGLATLCESAAHPAASMDAACDTIIRALNTRGGRKDDVALLLARLNGIEPEDVAEWRIGHDPREAGRARAAVREQLHEWGLDSVADTAELLVSELVTNAVRHSHSRPVDLRLVRGDTLLCEVADDDHTLPTLLSAGRLDEFGRGLRVVSTLAHEWGTSRTGSGKTVWYELTLPRR
- a CDS encoding class I SAM-dependent methyltransferase, translating into MSVTTRYREAWEGFWQEASVERGAVFWDAEPALTVGVHLGLFEPHLTARGLPLVDLGCGNGTQTRFLADRYPRVIGADLSAAALDHARLADPAGQAHYRLVDAAEPAEAETLHAEIGDVNVYVRGVLHQCEPADRQSLVDGLATLVGDRGRAFLVEPAEAAGVMLRDLAQGPGGPPAKLAPVLRHGIAPGEVADAAVPEYVRAAGLVVVASGELPLVTTESRADGSRIELPSLWMVVGRG
- a CDS encoding glycoside hydrolase family 76 protein — protein: MAARPHPLVGGLLVLFLALAGLVALPPTPSHAATPVCALVCDTLDPSKARQDTFPVPDRTVNGRTLRLHVSDADSAAWASIDDAVAGDAVWLDRSWDRGATWEGLLGKASVPGSWTGTRTLMYNITDPVGHRRGWIRACADAAGVTCTDWVYPKVCDGSSCDGADPATAAGDDTPVPATTLFGRTISLHVDQRGGMAWGVIAGGGPGDEIWLDRSWDSGASHPEGSSLGRTSVSSGAASARTALFATRDPRGLLYGGAVRACGREAAHQEGSCTAWARPAPTRARGAADALMASYRTDEGWWRSSWWNSAVALTSVVEFAEQSGRHDYDWVIARTYEQNRGVFPAGGRSSDPIEGHFISRAIDDAGWWAVAWLTAYDYTGDRRYLEEAVTITDYVHRYWDTGTCGGGVWWDRERTYKNAVTNGLYLWLTTSLHQRIAGDTVWGARASTAADWYLASGMINSAGLVNDGITSGCANNGQTVWSYNQGLAIGAFTQLWRSTGSARYLATAERLADTAISSPALTRGGVLTESCDLGTASCDDNQKQFKGIFVRHLADLADATSSTAYKAYVTRQADSVWTADRDTLNRLGQRWSGAAPNVSDWRTQASALEALTAAGRLAG
- a CDS encoding NAD(P)/FAD-dependent oxidoreductase; translation: MSNSLTCDVVVVGAGMVGAATALYAARAGLRAVLVDRGPVAGGTTGSGEGNLLVSDKEPGPELELALLSGRLWADLAAEPGVGDSVEYEAKGGLVVASAPGGLAALEELAAAQRAAGVRAESVGPERLHDLEPYLAPGLAGGVLYPQDSQVMPTLAAARLVRLARTAGASALTGRTVTHVLRTASGAVRGVRTPHGDIHAPAVVNAAGTWGGEVAALAGVSLPVLPRRGFVLVTEPLPRRVRHKVYAADYVADVASDSAALQTSPVVEGTAAGPVLIGASRERVGFDRSFSLPVTRELAAGATRLFPFLAQVRAMRAYLGFRPYLPDHLPAVGPDARVPGLFHACGHEGAGIGLATGTGHLIAQVLAGRTPDLDLTPFRPHRFPDPPPEEVRS
- a CDS encoding (2Fe-2S)-binding protein, coding for MTPRTPLSLVRARPGPPFTVTFDERELTVLPGQTIAAVLWSAGVMSWRTTRGSGEPRGVFCGIGVCFDCLLTVNGRPNQRACLVRAEPGDVIRTQEGTGPHE
- a CDS encoding FAD-dependent oxidoreductase, with the protein product MSEGPRLAVIGAGPAGLVAALAAAARGVAVTLVDAAPDAGGQFYRQPAAGLGARRPQALHHQWRTWERLRDGLAVHVAAGRITHLTEHHVWCVERRSAPRTATSASTASAPAPASFAVHALFGPEQEESVAVRADAVLLATGGYEKVLPFPGWTLPGVVTAGGAQAMLKSGLVLPGRTAVVAGTGPLLMPVAVGLAAAGAKVAALVESADPRDLVRHARVLAAHPDKLAEGAWYAAELARYRVRAHTRHAVVAAHGTDRLEAVTVAALDTDGRVREGSEWRIPCDSLAVGHGMLPHTDLAETLGCRLDGANVAVDDEQRTDVPGVWAAGETTGIGGAALSLAEGRIAGLSIAARLDSRAPEPRSYARAAKARAGRREFFAAVDNVFTPPGRWVERVGDDTLVCRCEEVPAAAIREAVDELGAGDVRTVKLLTRAGMGWCQGRMCGPAVAGLAGCPPTPSRRPFARPVPLGVLAREPGEGP
- a CDS encoding dihydrodipicolinate synthase family protein, which produces MTDSTDSTDMTDMTDQGSGRPWRGVLVATALPLRDDLSVDHDAYADHCAWLVGQGCDGVVPNGSLGEYQVLTPEERAKVVETAVAAIGGSRVMPGVAAYGSAEARRWAEQARDAGCASVMLLPPNAYRADERSVLAHYAEVAKAGLPIVAYNNPIDTKVDLVPELLAELHGEGYIHAVKEFSGDVRRAYRIAELAPDLDLLIGADDVLLELAVAGAKGWVAGYPNALPAASVELYRAAVRGDLDTALPLYRQLHPLLRWDSQVEFVQAIKLSMDIVGRYGGPVRPPRVPLRAGQEAAVRAATEKAVAAGLV